The genomic DNA GGCTCGCGAGAAGAGAACGGCGGCGCGAGAAGCGCTGGCGGACGGACAAGATCCGGCTGAAGTGCGGAAGGCCAAGGTTCGCGAGGCAAAGGCCAAATCGGAAGAGACCTTCAAGGCGATCGCCAATGAATGGCTTGCCCGCCTAGAGATCGAAGGGCGCGCGCCCAAGACGCTCCAGAAGATGCGGTGGCTGCTCGACCTCGCCTATCCACTCATTGGCAACCGGCCCATCGCAGACCTCACTGCACCCGAACTGCTGGAAGCCCTCCGCACGGTTGAGGCGCGCGGGCGGTATGAGACGGCAAACCGCCTCCGCAGCACCTTCGGCACGATCTTTCGCTACGCGATCGTAACCGGGCGTGCGCAGCGGGACGTGGCCGTCGATCTTCGCGGCGCGCTGATCACCCCGAAGCCGCAACACCGAGCGGCAATCTTGGAACCCAAGGCGCTTGGTGGCCTCCTTCGCGCGGTCGATGCCCATGACGGCCAGCCTACCGTGCGAATCGCTTTGAAGATGCTGCCGCATATGTTCCCGCGCCCTGGCGAACTGCGAATGGCTGAATGGAAGGAATTCGATATCGAGGCGGCCGTCTGGACCATCCCGGCATCGAAGACGAAGATGCGTCGCCCCCATAAGGTGCCGCTCACACAGCAGGTCCTGGACATGCTGGCCGAACTGGAACCGATCACCGGCGGTGGTAAATTTCTCTTCCCCAGCGTTCGTTCCGCAGAGCGGCCAATTACCGACAATACCCTGAATGCCGCGCTCCGACGGCTTGGGTTCGAGAAAGACGAGGTGACGGCTCATGGGTTCCGGGCCACCGCCAGCACACTTTTGAACGAAATGGGCAAGTGGCATCCGGACGCCATTGAGCGCCAACTAGCCCACGTCGAATCCAATGATGTCCGCCGAGCCTATGCGCGCGGCACCCATTGGGACGAGCGCGTCAGGATGATGCGGCACTGGTCGAACTATCTTGATGGATTGCAGGTGGGTGGGAGGGTTCTGAAGGCGAACTTTAGGCGAGAATAGATTGCTGGCTCGATGTCCGATTGATCGGATATCCATTAGCTTGTAAAATTAACCTTTAAGGTGTATTCTATATGGCACGACACCTACAACCTGCCGTGGGATGATCGCTGGCTTTATTTGAAGTTCGCCGGCGAAACGCTGATCGATGTTGTGTTTACGTCGTTCAAGGAGGCCGACAATGACTGAAAGACGCGTTCATCCCGAGACGGGCAAGACCTTGCGCCGTGATGTTCGGAAGCAAGTCGTGGCTTTCGGGTCTTTGTCGCGCGCAGTGGATGTGCCCGGCTGGTATCCTGACGATGAAAGTGATTCCATCCACAGCGGTGAAGATCTCACCGGGTCTGACCAAGCGCTCCGCGATCTGAAGGCTGCCTATGGTGCCCACGTTCGGAGGATCAGGAAGGACAAGCTGAAACTGACACAGGAGGAGGCGGGACGCCTGATCGGCGGCGGGCGCCGCGCGTTCCAAAAATATGAGAGTGGCTCCACATCGCCTAGTGATGCTGCTGTGGGCCTGATCGAATTGCTCGATCGCCACCCGGAGGAGGTGGAGTTTTTGCGTTACATTCGTTCGACAGCGCAAGCGGCCTGAAGCGTCAACGGGATACAATCCATTTAAGTCGTTGGGGCATTACGCAGTTCAAACTGTTGTTTTTTTGAACGGCGGCAAACGCGTGCCGAAAATTACGACCCCGGATGTGTACAACCCGCGCACGCTACGTGCCGAGCATCAGCCTGACGAGCAGGTCACGCGCTGCCGGAAGCCGAACGCCGCGTCGTGGGACAAAGCCGTCGTATTCACGCGACATTCCGAACGGCAGCACCTGTCAGAAGTAGACGTTCAGCCCACGGCCAACCACGTCATAGATCGACAGGAATAGAGCCGATTGCCGCTAATCCACTTTCTGACGGCAGCCGGGAGAAGCAGGCTCTCGTTCAGCCGGCCTTGCCACCCGATGACCAGCCTTTGATAAATCACACAAGAGCGTAAGAAATGATTATGGCGATTGGGGGCGAGCATGGAGGAGCAGAGAAACAGTCTGTCGGGGCGACCGGACATCCTGTTGATGATTCAGGACGGGCTGCCCGACAACATTGAAGCGGACGTTCGAGCCCATCTCGACGAACCCGGATTGAACCTCGGGGTGATCCGTCATCTAGGCGGCCCCTATGCCGGAGTTGAGCTCTACCTCCCGACCGCCCTGGCTCTCTTCGTTGCCGCCGGGTTTTTCAACGGCGTCCTGCAAGAGGCTGGCAAGGATGCGTATGTCGCCTTCAAGGGTGCAGCACTCGCGCTGTGGCGACGTGCCTCGGGCCTGACCTTTACCGCAGTTGGGACGTCCGGGAAAATTTCGCCGACAGAGCGCTTCTCACTTGCCTATTCAATCACCGGCGAGATGGTGCCCGGCCTAAATTTCAAGTTCCTGGTCCAGACCGAAATCGATACGGAGACAGCGGAAGCCGGCATCGACGCGTTTGTCGATCTCATTCGCGATCTATTGAATGATCGCTTGGCCGAAGCGGATGTCAGGGCCTTGCTAACCTACAAGCCGGTAAGCGGGACTGTGCTGGTGACCTTCGATGCCGCGAGTCGAAAGATTATTCCAGTGAACGGGTTCGATAGGTCCGTTTGATCTGCTCTGCAGTTGCGCTGCGGCGGCGACCCGATACGCAAAACGATTCGATTGAA from Sphingobium sp. CAP-1 includes the following:
- a CDS encoding tyrosine-type recombinase/integrase — its product is MMALTVTAINAAKSKDKPYKLTDGLGLYLLVKETGGRLWRMNYSFLGKQKTLSFGSYPEVSLAKAREKRTAAREALADGQDPAEVRKAKVREAKAKSEETFKAIANEWLARLEIEGRAPKTLQKMRWLLDLAYPLIGNRPIADLTAPELLEALRTVEARGRYETANRLRSTFGTIFRYAIVTGRAQRDVAVDLRGALITPKPQHRAAILEPKALGGLLRAVDAHDGQPTVRIALKMLPHMFPRPGELRMAEWKEFDIEAAVWTIPASKTKMRRPHKVPLTQQVLDMLAELEPITGGGKFLFPSVRSAERPITDNTLNAALRRLGFEKDEVTAHGFRATASTLLNEMGKWHPDAIERQLAHVESNDVRRAYARGTHWDERVRMMRHWSNYLDGLQVGGRVLKANFRRE
- a CDS encoding type II TA system antitoxin MqsA family protein, producing the protein MTERRVHPETGKTLRRDVRKQVVAFGSLSRAVDVPGWYPDDESDSIHSGEDLTGSDQALRDLKAAYGAHVRRIRKDKLKLTQEEAGRLIGGGRRAFQKYESGSTSPSDAAVGLIELLDRHPEEVEFLRYIRSTAQAA